In Astyanax mexicanus isolate ESR-SI-001 chromosome 5, AstMex3_surface, whole genome shotgun sequence, a single window of DNA contains:
- the im:7152348 gene encoding RING finger protein 224: protein MVLCEDLECGVCFQRYSRSERVPRMLFCHHTFCTTCLEKIAVERSSMMSIRCPMCRQVSCVRGGLSLQEALWVNSRLWDGISEDQDQEEEELSSVAAAAQTECGLRPSPKPHRPKLHLPAFLKKLSFPRQPQESIVPGCNVQMKSWRRLLGDETC from the exons ATGGTTCTGTGTGAGGATCTGGAGTGTGGCGTGTGTTTCCAGAGGTACTCCCGCAGCGAGCGAGTTCCCAGAATGCTCTTCTGCCACCACACCTTCTGCACCACCTGTCTGGAGAAGATAGCGGTGGAGCGCAGCAGCATGATGAGCATTCGGTGCCCGATGTGTCGCCAGGTGTCCTGTGTGCGCGGCGGGCTCAGCCTGCAGGAGGCACTGTGGGTCAACAGTCGGCTGTGGGACGGCATTAGCGAGGACCAGgaccaggaggaggaggagctaagCAGCGTCGCGGCAGCAGCACAAACTGAATG TGGGTTAAGGCCGAGCCCCAAGCCACATCGACCCAAACTCCACCTGCCTGCTTTCCTGAAGAAACTGAGTTTCCCCCGGCAGCCCCAGGAGAGCATCGTTCCTGGATGTAATGT GCAGATGAAGTCATGGCGAAGGCTTTTGGGGGACGAGACGTGTTAA